TATCTACATTGAGAAgaaaatcagaaacagaaaagATCTGGTTCGCCTGTTTGCATCTACAGAGATGATCTGGTGGATGAATCTACTAAAGGTATCACTTGCAGGAAGTTTAAGTGTTTTGTTGGCACTTATTAAGGAAGCATGTGAGTATAAGGGGAAGATTCAAGTAGATCTCTGCTGGTTAAAGGTGCATTTGATGCTACACAAGACTAGTAGAAGACTAGTGGGTCTAGTAGGATCATTAAGTTTCTCAGGGAATTCACTTACATGAAGGTTAAGTGAGGATTCATCAATGGTGAAGACATATCAAGTTGTATTGATGAATGGTGAGAAAAGGTATGATGCTGGTACCAAGTTTCTTCTTGGTAAGGTCTGCAAATGTGAAGAACAATTGCAGAGTTATGTTGTAGTAAGTGTGGCTTCAAGGATTCTAGAGTGAAACACTAAAGGTTGTTACAATGAGACTAGCAAAGGTTCAAAAGCTGTTGGTCGGACATCTGTTTTAACATGAGGTTAACAAGTGGTTGTACAATCAGATCGTATAATCTGGGTTCAAGAGTCAATTGGTTAAACATATGGGATGTAAACTCAATCTCAGGAGTAATGCATTGAGTTGAGATTGTTTACATAATGAATCAGGGATTGTTTCAGGATTGAAGCATGTATGATTCATGTTTTCTGCATGGTATTCAAGGAAATTTGGTTCAAGCTCAGTGCACATGAGATGAATCAAAGGTCGACCAAGTGAATCAGGTTGCAGACGGATGTGTAGCCCATACAGGATCCGAGTTGTGTGGCCTGCAGGAgtaaaccgacataagctctATGGTTTCACTATATAAGGGAAGCTAGGGTTGAAGAAGAACGCAGTAATCACAAAGGCACAGAAGACGCTGGTGGTACCTTGGTGGCGGTTGTAGGGCACAGCGCAGAGCGCTGTGCAGGGCAGATGCAGAGACGCATGGCGCAGTGCAGAGAGCATGCGCAGGGCGTCATACATGGAGCTTGAAGCTGTGCGCAGAACCATGataaaggagcagaagcttGGCTGTGGTCGAAGGGCTGAGAGTCGGACATAACcttgtctaggtttaaggtgtcTTCTGGACACTCAGATGAGAGACGAAGGTGGAActgcttctttggggttctggAGGTGTTTCAGGGTTATACATGAAGGGGAGAGCTGAactagagacagagagaggagaagaagaaaagctagatctattatgtgttttcttcttccggTTTCTTTGTAGTTGCTCTTTAAGCTTGTATATGAAACATTGTGTGTAAACCTTGAGTGATTGATAGTGGgtttgtgggagaaggttcccacacgagatgtaccctctgcatgagggaaactcgttaaatctctgtgttatgtttatgtaatGCATATTGATTTGTGAAGTAGACGAGGATTAGGGGCAAAATCGCGGTATGCAGTTCACTACAGAGGTGAATCAGGGTTTGCAATTTTCAACACTTCTAATATTTAAACACATGCATGTTCGTTCGTTGTGAATAATAAGTATCTcactaattaatataaatttttttatggttaATGGTAAGACACAATGATCTGTATTCTGGACCCATCAGAAAGATCACAGCTAGCGCTCTGTTTTTCACAAAAGAGCTAAAGCGTCCTTATTCCCTAAAACACACGCTGGTGGGtttaaccaaccaaaccaaccaacGAGAGGGGTCAACGTAGTCGTGATCATCATTGGTGTCTGGATAATGAAGCTAGCATAATGATGGCACGTGACACGCACGTGGTCCATTTCCTATACATGCCTTTCTACTTCGCGTCGGGTCGTCCCCGTCCCTACCAAACCCCAAGGCCTCGCGAAGTTTTTGTACTCAGTTcccattttttccttttctttttctatgacCGTAGATTTTTCGGTAAATCCATTAGACCATGTGCATCGGTGTAGTTTTGGGCCGTCCCCCATTATTTtccgttttaaaataaataaaaaggccCAATTCAGAAGAAACGTATCTTTATTTGGGACGTTTTTCGTCCGTCTACTTGGACGTGTGGTATGTTCTGATTGGTTGAAGATTTTCTTTAggattaaaataaaagaatttctCGAAACAAAAGACTTCTCTCTTCTATCTCGACGGTGACGGTTCTGTGTCGATCTTCTCTCCCGCCGACGATCGGATCCGATCTTCTCTCCCGGCAACGAATTCCCGTAGCTGATCTTCTCTCCCGAAGTTCTCAATGAATTCCCGTAGCTGATCCTCTCTCCCGAAGCCCATCCGATCTTCTCTCCCAAAGATCTCAACGAATTCCCGATTTCAAGCCGACGAGTTCATCAAACCAATgctcatactaaaaataagaacctttcaaaataatactattataatTGGGGACCAAAAACAAAGGACACCAATGCCCATCCTCTTAGTACTTTATGGGGCCTGGCATGGAAATGTGAAATTTGCAATGGCACATAAGCCTAAGAGTCATTTTTAATATCTCCACTCCCAAGTCCTAACactataatttgttttctaaaaagataaatgttttcatttttccaCTACTAGATGTCTAATCTCGGTGCtcagtttgttttcaatatattaaaatttaacatttagGCTTTAAATGGTAACATGATTTTAGAGGAATTTGTTAAAGTATTGTTGAGGAATTTAAAATGGTTACATCATTTGCATGTTGAATACTTTGAGGAATATAAGCGTTTCGGCTAAACGCAgctaaaaattgaaataaattaagggcctgactggttcagAGTTCAGACacagcgtttgcggttgcggttgcgagAGATTGCGGAAGTAGGTGGTTGcagtttcaagcgttattaagcgttttaaATTACTGGTTTAGCATTTTAAAATGGGTGCGTTAGCGAGAGTTTTACGACTGTTTGACCACCTGGTGCAATCGcgattaaaacataataaatgtaatatataattatataaatattttaaaataccaaaaattttattaaacttgattcataattaaaattcatttaaaatactaaaataattattcataaaacaaataaattttatattgaagcgagagttgagaagagttattggtgatttgttttaatatttttcacaaataatcttattttcttaaatttctgatgaaatgttatatttatttagatttttttgaatttatgtgtgatgtgccattaaatttacaccAAGTTTttcgggttattgttaattggaatcttattttattgtataactgtttattttctaatctaCTACATTTTTTTCCATCTTTAATGGATAAAATGGTTAGgtagaagatatataaaaaaacatttcagtatcattgatttgttttgttttaagtttaaaaaaaaaatccaaccgcaaacgcttgcggggaGCAGCTTTTAGAATTTAGTGGTTTCAAGCGGTTAGGAGCGATTGGAAGCGATTGGGAGCGGTTTGTGTAATTGGTGCCAATCGCTAGGAACCactaccacccgcaaacgcagtGTTTGCGAGAGGTAGCAGTAAAACCAATCAACACCTAAGAATGGAAATCAGCTAATTGCAGCTATGAATCATAAATAAGCAAATGGTTTAAGAATGATGTAAAATGGAACATATAAACTCTTTCCCAGAACTCCATTGTTGGTACCGTACGTTGCAAGCTAGTTTTTGCGGCGGAGACTTATTTTGTCTCAAGTAAGACAGGAGAACTATTTGACACTGGTTTAATGAAAAATGGGGAAAATTAATCGCAGTTATAGTATTTAATCCTCCAATCAAAACATCAGATGAGCAGAGCAGAGAGATCGACCCACCGATCGACCaaggatttagggtttcttttcaAAACTTTGCAGATACAAAATGGAGTCGAAACTTTATGGGCCTTTCTAATGGGCTATGGGCCAATTTCGTCGATGAGGTAAATGTAATTAAAGTTCAGACTAAAGGGGCGGCTTAAGTAATCAACCGGAAGGCATGCAGCTGGGTTTGTTATACGAGTCGTTGGAGTTAGCGTAGGATCATCCTTTCTTCACCTTGGATTTGGTTAGATGACTGACTGGTTTGTGGTTGGGAGTGTAAAACCGGAGCATCCTTTTTTTCCCCTGGAatggtatatttttttggttgttcttcatttcttttcGTAATTATTGTAATCTTATCGGTACTTCGAAATCAGTGACTGGTGATCAAACTCATAAAATTGGCGTATGTTGTTCCCCAGTTTACGTTTTGCTTCTGAAATAGTGAAATCTTGATAGAGTTTACGTATTAGttcaatgtttattttttttaattgagagCACTATCTCATcaattggttttcttttttgaattttgtggcAACTGTttgaaaatactaaaatagatttttgtttttatttcttatttcgATTTCCAAATTAAGGATATTaatggatttttaattttttaaaaataatactaattaatatttacAAAGAGTTGTTGTGCAGCACAAAATCTCTAAGTACTATATATACACGAAATTATGTGatcataaaattttttttgggctGAATGGGTGACTTTCGTCGACTCCTAAACCATACTCCAATAATTAAAGATACATATATCAATCCTCACGCTCTTGCGGCGGAAACTTTTCCCTGGCCGGAACCGCCATGGAAGCTGGGCTCGCTGGAGTGGTGACTCGCTCGCAGCGAGGGCACATAGTGAGGCTGGAGGCGGAGTTCACCGTGGGTGGGCCTACCTTCATGGCTCTAAGCTCTTCTACTTCTCTATGGAGCCTGTGGTTTTGCTCCGTTAGTGAACCAAACCACCTTTTAAGATACTCGCATTCCATCTCGGTTTGCTTTAATTTGCtcctaattaaaccaaacaaatccaaaaacagtACGATGCTAGTTATTTATATGCGCACgttaacattttaattaaactCGTAGACGATTTGTGACATCCAAACAAGGATCAAATGCTTCGTCGACGatgcatatatattttataaaaatcatggAAAATGAAAACGCATGAACTGCCCAATGAATTATGAGTCAAAGAGCATTGATGAGAAAGTAAGTACACGAGGcagaagaataaaagaaaacacattgaTTGATTTGCTCGgaatttctaaattaaataaactgaaattgaagataaaataaaaagaggctataaaatacagacagtGTACTTCTATTATAAAAAGGTTGTGGTTATGATTATAGCTATGTTTTGGGAAACCGTCATAATAGTAATACGACCAGTGTTGAACCTCTTCTTAGTTATTGCACCATTCACATTTCCCATCTGTTCACAATTATTGTGggatctaattaaattgataaaTAACTTCTATTTGAGTTAAAAAGAAGAGACATTTTAACCAGTTTATCAATTTGTCTTTCGGTTTGAGTAACATGACTAACGAATTATAGATTGACTAATCGTAGTATATGTTATACACATGAAACACACAGATCCATGCAGAAATTAAATAACAATACgttacccaaaaaaaagttgtaaaaaaaCGACTAATGAGAGTATGAAACATTCGTGAGACCTTGACACgtgaatatatatgtatatgtattaaACTATTAATGTATACACGTATTGACGTACAGGAGCCAAAGtgtttttctcaaaacaaaactagCTCCGAGTTACATCAcacatagtatttttttttttttaaaacaacgtGTTAATGGATACCACAATTGGCGGCTCCAAAATGCTGTTGTCACTTGTGAAAATAACCATGCAACAACACATATGTACGTGATGTTGATATATATAACTACTTCAACACTATATTAGTTTTGGTTAATATGTGTGTTTAATTGGGTGGCTGTTAATTTCTTTCTGTAAACTTGTTTGACTTCAAAATATTTGGTCAAATGAATTGACTTTTTCCTTGTATATATGCTATGTAACAAGTGGTGACTCTTCGAGAATTTAAGAAGGACCTAGAAGGAAAgcaatataataacaaaaaaaaaaattgatggagGAATTGAGATAATAATGTTATGAAAAGGACAAGgttaactttttattatttaagggTACGACTTGTATAAGTATATGTTAACGGGGTGGGTCGAATCCGATtcagatttcattttttttgtttctgctttatttttatattcCGTCAACGTTTAACGCTTATGTGAACTCTCTCGTTAATCATCAACCACCAGCTTATTATTTTAACCTCATATATATAGtcagatattttatttatccacCAATGATGTAAAAAAACAGAAGTTGGCCACACATAAAAACGTACGTACCTTGCTCTACGGTTTTGAAACCAAACTTCAATTTGTCTTGGCCGTAGCATCAAATGCGTAGCAAGTGCTTCCTTTTGTTTCTACATTTTacgagaaaaaaataacaattcattacaattctttttgttctaaagt
The Camelina sativa cultivar DH55 chromosome 6, Cs, whole genome shotgun sequence genome window above contains:
- the LOC104789901 gene encoding homeobox-leucine zipper protein ATHB-17-like isoform X1, encoding MAILPENSSNLDLTISVPGFSSSPPSVSDEGSGGGREQLKLDMNRVPSSEDGDDEEFSHDGSAPPRKKLRLTREQSRLLEDSFRQNHTLNPKQKEALATHLMLRPRQIEVWFQNRRARSKLKQTEMECEYLKRWFGSLTEQNHRLHREVEELRAMKVGPPTVNSASSLTMCPRCERVTTPASPASMAVPAREKFPPQERED
- the LOC104789901 gene encoding homeobox-leucine zipper protein ATHB-17-like isoform X2 — protein: MAILPENSSNLDLTISVPGFSSSPPSDEGSGGGREQLKLDMNRVPSSEDGDDEEFSHDGSAPPRKKLRLTREQSRLLEDSFRQNHTLNPKQKEALATHLMLRPRQIEVWFQNRRARSKLKQTEMECEYLKRWFGSLTEQNHRLHREVEELRAMKVGPPTVNSASSLTMCPRCERVTTPASPASMAVPAREKFPPQERED